GTAGTTTCCGTTATTACAAAAGCCCTTGGTTATCAATTTTTTATTACTCAACTTGTATTGTATGGAATATTCCTTGTGAAAACTGGTAAAAAGAAATTAAATATTTTAATCTTGTGGCTTATAAATTTTTCTGCGGGAATGGCTACTTCATTCATGTGGGATAAACTTAAACCTTACCAAAAGCAGAGAATTACAAGTTTTCTTGACCCTGAGAAGTTTGTTCAGCAGGGTGGTTGGCATGTAGTACAATCAAAAACCGCTATTGTAAATGGTGGATTCTGGGGTCAAGGAATCAAAGGAGGAAGTCAAACTCAATTAAATTTCCTCCCAGAAGGACATACGGATTTCATATTTGCCGTTATAATTGAAGAGCTTGGTATGTTTATGGGGATTATTGTAATAGCTCTTTTTGCTTTACTTATTTATCGTACTGTGAAAATATCAATTTCAGTTAAGAATAAAGGATATTTTTTAATTTGCATTGGTATTGCATCTATCTTCTTATATCAGGTAATGATAAATATTGGTATGACAATGGGTATAATGCCTATTACAGGATTACCATTACCGTTTTTAAGTTATGGTGGATCATCGATGCTTTTTAATATGGCTTTAGTTGGAATTTTGATAAATATTTCCAGAAATCGCAGAGATTTTTAATTTGATTTGTTTCATTTTTTTAATTGCAAATTGTATTATG
The sequence above is drawn from the Candidatus Delongbacteria bacterium genome and encodes:
- the rodA gene encoding rod shape-determining protein RodA — encoded protein: MVKKQNDYPLILSVFILIFIGIVGIYCADNEVSTIPLAIKQMIWAISGTFLIIFIQFIHPKKLLDFAPFFYTLMIISFVLVIFIGSTHMGAKRWLNLGFYEIQPSEFGKLIIVLALARYFSLGKVHWNKVDITNIIGVVITLVPVFLVFKQPDLGTSLVYLAVLMVMMFASGLSYLHTINILMMVVSVITKALGYQFFITQLVLYGIFLVKTGKKKLNILILWLINFSAGMATSFMWDKLKPYQKQRITSFLDPEKFVQQGGWHVVQSKTAIVNGGFWGQGIKGGSQTQLNFLPEGHTDFIFAVIIEELGMFMGIIVIALFALLIYRTVKISISVKNKGYFLICIGIASIFLYQVMINIGMTMGIMPITGLPLPFLSYGGSSMLFNMALVGILINISRNRRDF